A stretch of Fusarium poae strain DAOMC 252244 chromosome 2, whole genome shotgun sequence DNA encodes these proteins:
- a CDS encoding hypothetical protein (BUSCO:5659at5125): MSESKCPVAHTKVPNVAGHGVTHQKWWPESLKTNILRQHSNVTNPYGENFSYAEAFKSLDYNALKEDLRKLMTDSQDWWPADFGHYGGLMVRLSWHSVGTYRGQQRFAPLNSWPDNVSLDKARRLLWPVKQKYGNKISWADLIVLAGNVALEDMGFKTLGFAGGREDTWEADEATYYGGEDTWLGNDVRYSNGSKGTTKPGATDSDQPENTDIHNRDLEKPLAAAHHGLIYVNPEGPDGNPDPVAAARDIRETFGRMAMNDEETVALIAGGHTVGKTHGAGSTDHVGPEPEAADLAQQGLGWSNSYKSGKGPDTTTSGIEVTWTSTPVKWSHDYLKYLFQFEWELTKSPAGAHQWVAKDANATVPDAYDPSKKHRPSMLTTDLSLRFDPEYEKISRRYLENPQEFNDAFAKAWFKLTHRDMGPRDRYLGPEVPKEIFNWQDPVPERDYKLVDDGDISAIKNEILKSGIDVSKLVSTAWASASTFRGSDLRGGANGARLRLEPQKNWEVNNPSQLGQVLNGLEKIQKNFNDSQSNGKAISLADVIVLAGSAAVEKAAKDAGVNVTVPFTPGRTDATQEQTDVKSVGHLEPAADGFRNYGASTDRVKLEHMLIDRAQLLTLSVPEITALVGGLRALNANWDGSSHGILTKRPGVLSNDFFVNLLDISTEWKPVGNGDLFEGIDRKSGNKKWTGTRVDLVFGSHAELRATAETYAEAGGSEKLVRDFVAAWTKVMNLDRFDVKNGNAPNVSPRL, translated from the exons ATGTCTGAGAGCAAGTGTCCTGTTGCGCACACAAAGGTGCCCAACGTCGCTGGACACGGCGTCACTCACCAAAAGTGGTGGCCCGAGTCGCTCAAGACCAACATTTTGCGCCAGCACAGCAACGTCACCAACCCTTACGGCGAGAACTTTAGCTACGCTGAGGCTTTCAAGTCGCTCGACTACAATGCTCTCAAGGAGGATTTGCGCAAGTTGATGACCGATTCGCAGGACTGGTGGCCTGCTGACTTTGGCCACTACGGTGGTCTTATGGTGCGACTCTCATGGCACAGCGTTGGAACATACCGT GGTCAACAGAGATTCGCTCCCCTCAACTCGTGGCCCGACAACGTCTCCCTCGACAAGGCTCGCCGCCTCCTCTGGCCCGTCAAGCAAAAGTACGGCAACAAGATCTCATGGGCCGATCTCATCGTTCTCGCCGGCAACGTCGCCCTCGAGGACATGGGCTTCAAGACCCTTGGCTTCGCTGGAGGTAGAGAGGATACCTGGGAGGCTGATGAGGCCACCTACTACGGTGGTGAGGATACCTGGCTCGGAAACGACGTCCGTTACTCCAACGGAAGCAAGGGAACCACTAAGCCTGGTGCCACCGACTCGGACCAACCCGAGAACACAGATATTCACAACCGAGATCTCGAGAAGCCTTTAGCTGCTGCTCACCACGGTCTCATCTATGTTAACCCTG AGGGCCCTGATGGCAACCCCGACCCCGTCGCCGCCGCCCGCGACATCCGCGAGACCTTCGGCCGCATGGCCATGAACGACGAAGAGACTGTTGCTCTGATTGCTGGTGGCCACACTGTTGGCAAGACCCACGGAGCTGGCTCAACCGACCACGTCGGCCCCGAGCCCGAGGCCGCCGACCTTGCCCAGCAGGGTCTCGGCTGGTCCAACAGCTACAAGAGCGGAAAGGGCCCcgacaccaccacctccgGTATCGAAGTCACATGGACAAGCACTCCCGTCAAGTGGAGCCACGACTACCTCAAGTACCTCTTCCAGTTTGAGTGGGAGCTCACAAAGAGCCCTGCTGGCGCTCACCAGTGGGTTGCCAAGGATGCCAACGCTACCGTCCCCGATGCCTACGACCCCAGCAAGAAGCACAGGCCTAGCATGTTGACCACCGACTTGTCGCTTCGCTTCGATCCTGAGTACGAGAAGATCTCTCGTCGTTACCTTGAGAACCCCCAGGAGTTCAACGATGCCTTTGCCAAGGCTTGGTTCAAGCTTACCCACCGTGATATGGGTCCCCGCGACCGTTACCTCGGCCCCGAGGTCCCCAAGGAGATCTTCAACTGGCAAGACCCCGTCCCTGAGCGCGACTACAAGCTCGTCGATGATGGTGACATCTCCGCCATCAAGAACGAGATTCTCAAGTCTGGTATTGACGTCTCCAAGCTCGTCTCTACTGCTTGGGCTTCTGCTTCTACTTTCCGAGGCAGTGATCTCCGCGGCGGTGCCAACGGTGCCCGTCTCCGTCTTGAGCCCCAGAAGAACTGGGAGGTCAACAACCCCTCTCAATTGGGCCAGGTTCTCAACGGTCTTGAGAAGATCCAGAAGAACTTCAACGACTCTCAGTCTAACGGCAAGGCCATCTCTCTGGCTGATGTGATCGTCCTTGCTGGTTCCGCTGCTGTCGAGAAGGCTGCTAAGGATGCCGGTGTTAACGTCACCGTGCCCTTCACTCCTGGCCGCACCGATGCCACCCAGGAGCAGACTGATGTCAAGTCTGTTGGTCACCTAGAGCCTGCCGCCGACGGTTTCCGAAACTACGGTGCCTCCACCGACCGCGTCAAGCTCGAGCACATGCTCATTGACCGCGCTCAACTCCTCACTCTCAGCGTCCCTGAGATCACCGCTCTTGTTGGTGGTCTTCGTGCGCTCAACGCCAACTGGGACGGATCATCCCACGGTATCCTCACCAAGCGCCCTGGTGTCTTGTCCAACGACTTCTTCGTCAACCTCCTCGACATCAGCACCGAGTGGAAGCCTGTTGGCAACGGTGACCTGTTCGAGGGTATTGACCGCAAGAGCGGCAACAAGAAGTGGACTGGTACCCGCGTTGATCTTGTCTTTGGATCGCACGCTGAGCTCCGCGCGACAGCTGAGACTTATGCTGAGGCTGGCGGTAGCGAGAAGCTGGTTCGCGACTTTGTCGCTGCCTGGACCAAGGTGATGAACCTTGACCGATTTGATGTTAAGAATGGTAACGCGCCTAATGTCTCTCCCCGACTGTAA
- a CDS encoding hypothetical protein (MEROPS:MER0029866) yields MSNTLSNSLAEAKLVPGPAASLIPQGFQPTTNLRVAFDGKDVELGNLFRANECKRSPSILFDQEADAPGDATYMLLLVDPDAPTPDDPKFAFWRHWVLPGLRPLGSADAVAQIQPALTEYLGPGPKDDSKPHRYLLLLYRQPSNLDLTKDDVGGEEFTQRRSFDTAKFVEKYDLRLVGVNWFLGAGDGWKE; encoded by the exons ATGTCAAACACATTGTCAAATTCTCTGGCCGAGGCGAAGCTAGTTCCCGGTCCGGCAGCTAGTCTAATTCCCCAAGGTTTCCAGCCCACCACCAACCTGCGCGTCGCGTTTGACGGGAAGGACGTGGAGTTGGGGAATCTCTTTCGTGCGAATGAGTGCAAGCGCTCACCTAGTATCTTGTTCGATCAAGAG GCTGATGCGCCCGGTGATGCTACATACATGCTTCTCCTTGTCGATCCCGATGCGCCGACACCCGATGACCCCAAGTTTGCCTTCTGGAGACACTGGGTTCTTCCCGGCCTGAGGCCTTTGGGAAGCGCAGATGCTGTTGCCCAAATTCAACCCGCGCTGACAGAATACCTGGGACCTGGCCCCAAGGATGA TTCGAAGCCTCACAGATACCTACTACTTCTGTACCGCCAGCCTTCCAACCTTGATCTGACGAAGGATGATGTTGGAGGTGAAGAGTTTACACAAAGACGGTCTTTCGATACCGCCAAGTTTGTTGAGAAGTATGACTTGCGCCTGGTGGGTGTGAACTGGTTCCTTGGAGCTGGAGATGGTTGGAAAGAGTAA
- a CDS encoding hypothetical protein (SECRETED:SignalP(1-15)~MEROPS:MER0000336), whose amino-acid sequence MRSATLLALLPFALAAPSASVSRRTEPAPVIRPRGVKLVDGKYIVKMKSGVRAASVDSAVSTIQADADYTYTKSFSGFAASLKDEEIEKLKHDPNVEYIEQDAVITIKATVDQDNAPWGIARLSSSRPGSKTYTYDESAGEGTCSYVIDTGIDVEHPDFDGRAKFLKNFAGGRDGDGQGHGTHVAGTIGSTTYGVAKKTTLYAVKVLGDDGSGTNSAVIAGMDFVAGHADAESCPNGAVVNMSLGGEASDAVNSAAKSIVDAGLFLAVAAGNEAVDASGSSPASEVSACTIGATTRNDTLSYFSNFGDVVDVLAPGTDILSTWPGGETNTISGTSMASPHVAGLAAYFLGLGKKAEGLCEYIASQALDGVVASVPRGTVNKLINNGVSK is encoded by the exons ATGCGTTCCGCTACTCTTCTCGCTCTTTTGCCCTTTGCGCTGGCCGCTCCTTCAGCCTCAGTATCTCGACGAACTGAGCCCGCTCCTGTCATCCGCCCTCGCGGCGTCAAGCTTGTCGATGGCAAGTACATCGTCAAGATGAAGAGCGGTGTCCGAGCTGCTTCCGTTGACAGCGCTGTTTCGACCATCCAGGCTGATGCCGATTACACCTACACCAAGAGCTTCAGTGGTTTCGCTGCTAGTCTCAAGGATGAAGAgattgagaagctcaagcacGACCCCAAT GTCGAATACATTGAGCAGGATGCTGTCATTACCATCAAGGCTACTGTTGACCAGGACAATGCTCCTTGGGGTATTGCTCGCCTTTCCAGCTCCAGGCCCGGTAGCAAGACCTACACCTACGACGAGAGCGCTGGTGAAGGCACTTGCTCTTACGTCATTGACACTGGCATTGATGTTGAGCATCCCGACTTTGATGGACGCGCCAAGTTCCTCAAGAACTTTGCTGGTGGCCGCGATGGTGATGGCCAAGGTCACGGCACCCACGTTGCTGGAACTATCGGCTCTACCACCTACGGTGTTGCCAAGAAGACCACCCTTTACGCCGTCAAGGTCCTCGGTGATGACGGTTCAGGTACCAACTCTGCTGTAATTGCCGGCATGGACTTTGTCGCTGGCCACGCCGATGCCGAGAGCTGCCCCAACGGTGCCGTTGTCAACATGTCTCTGGGTGGTGAAGCCTCCGATGCCGTCAACAGCGCTGCCAAGAGCATTGTCGACGCTGGTCTCTTCCTTGCCGTCGCAGCTGGTAACGAAGCCGTCGACGCTTCTGGCTCATCTCCTGCTTCCGAGGTTAGCGCATGCACCATCGGCGCAACCACCCGAAACGACACCCTTTCCTACTTCTCGAACTTTGGCGACGTCGTCGATGTCCTTGCTCCAGGTACTGATATCCTGAGCACCTGGCCCGGCGGTGAGACCAACACCATCTCAGGAACTTCCATGGCTTCTCCTCATGTCGCTGGTCTGGCTGCTTacttccttggtcttggaaaGAAGGCTGAGGGTCTCTGCGAGTACATTGCTTCTCAGGCTCTTGACGGAGTTGTGGCCAGCGTCCCTCGTGGCACTGTCAAcaagctcatcaacaacGGTGTTAGCAAGTAA